The DNA region catatcatgcatcaacTCTAACAAAGAGGAAAAACGAAACAAAAACTAACAGCCCCAAAAATCAATTATAGTGATGCTAAAATTGACATGATGACTCATAAACCTTACACCTGCGACATTGTTACTAGTGTCGACTATCCATCATCATAAATCTGATTTAGACCGGAAATGTAAAACACAACAGCACATAAATCATTCACAGCATTTCGAGGTGTAATGGCTATACTTAGCTTATACATAGGTATGCATTAAGCACTGAATCGAAGGCATTTATATGCAAAAACTCATCATAAAAAAAAAGCATAACAAGCATTAAACTAGTTTTAATAACCTGTGTTCTAACCAAAAATTGCAATTGGGACGTCAATGTAATCGACACAATGACACCACAACACACACACACTGCTAAGTGAATTATTGCACTGAAGCAATCAACAAAAACAACACCACAACCAATACACAACAACTGCGCCGGGTCGAAGACGAACAAACTTTCGATAACCAAAATACAGCATACGACAGTGAAGTTTGTAATTGCTTGACAGAAACAACCATATGATTAAATCAGATTGAAACACCATAATAAATACGTTCAAAGAAAATTAAAATCGTTACCAAAATGCAAATTACGTTGCTGATACGCTTGTCGATGTCGCCATTGAGCTTCTGCAGCATTGTCATAGTATAATTTGTGACTTTCTTTGAGCACATCGATCGCTAACATCGACCCTTTCCACATCTTCAAGCTATTGCGGCTCCGGCGTTGCTTCGTATTACTCCATTCGCATACGACAGAGTAATCATACTCCAACCTGCACAAAAACGGACAACATCCACACAGGGTATCATGAGGATTCGAAATCGCCAAACAGAGTTGGGTCGACGGTGTGATTTCAGTTCACCGTTGTGCAGAATTTCTGGAGGATAGGGTTTTAGATGGCGGCAAGCTCGGATGTGAGTAAAAGTGGTGAAGGGAAACCGTGCTTTGTGAAAATATGAAGAAGTGGGTTATGGCGGACGGAAAGCTTTCACCGGAGGTTGTCGCGTGAAGGTCGGTTGTAGTGTTGTGACGGCGAACGGTGAGTGTTTGTTGGATTGTAGTGGTGATGTGGTGGAAGACGGCGGATTTCTCGTCGGAAAATGATAgaggagaagatgaagatggtTGTGAAGTTAATGAGTGAGGAGGATGAGTGAATGAGAGAAATGGAGTGAGGAGGTGTGTGGCCAGCTCATGAGAGAGTGCCGTTGGAGAGAGACGTTGAGTGTCCAATTCAAattatttcttttttttcattttgtaATGTGAAAGACAGCTGTCCATGGAATCCAATGTATTcaatatatatttattttttcaaataattattatggatttaagaaaataaaatcataaaaGAAAATTCTAACTAATATTTGATTCTAATCACTTTAGCCAAATAACTAACCAAAAAAAATATTGACCAATTAGAAATAGAAACTGAGTATAAATTTGTTCGGAAAATTAAATcggtcacactaaaattgtcagcaCAAAACAAACTTATtaaaaaatacagcgtttcttcaaattctgaaataaattcGCACCGGTTAGAtggctcaggcgggtcaaaatgcaaTTGAAAATGTCGTttgaaaaatacaacgagcacaccagtTTAAACTACACGAACCGTAGAATAATAATACTGGCGTCCGTGATTTTAATTTTTGAAACttttttacccgctgattttgcaaATTCTTGAGGAACAAAttaaccgatttgtctgtattctcaataaatttatcttgactgatattctaggtattattaatgatgaaatgcatgttatgcgGTACATATTATGTAAACTGAAAATtaaatcgaatttatgaaaatttaaatatggcCGGACAAAAATGGGGTATGACACTCACCTttttcaccttctccgcgcctccaaacgatttctctAGAATTTTTCATGCTTCTTTTGCTGACTCTGtatcactaaccttttcaaagttatctgcatcaacacattgatggattataaagagagctttataatctttctttgTCAATTatttatgtgcagccttttcttgatctgacgcgtcttctgcaagcgttgctactccttccttcacaagatcccaaagatcttgataacagaacacaactTTTATCTACTTGgaccaattctcataattgttgaTCTTGAGAATCGaaagatttgctggaaaatgcttatttggatgattcgttgccatgaTGATTTTCTTTCCACATATTGTTTAAACTGGAGCTCTTGATATCATAATGTTGGAAATCCACTACAATCTATgaagaatttcaatcaatcttgatgaacaagttgttatcactcacacaataacaatgaaaagagaagaaaaatagagaaagaaagaaagtaaagaaagatgaagagaagaaaaattaaattctgcagagtttctctttgtccacaaattgtggaaaacttcttattcactttgcaactgcaaaattctgtgaatacaatgttatgaatacaaCATTCACTTCATTAtaagaataagggttactccctctatttatagttTTAGGTTAACTTTGACCACAAGCCAAAGCCCaaaattttaaaatctcaaaatagctaacactactaaaataggcctaagtcgaaattctgtgcgaagcaacatgcttcgacacttcgacacactaacacaactcaacacactaggtggttcgtCACTTCCTTacttctgtcgagcaacctacttatacacaaggaattacaattcaataGTACGCGCCCGTACCGAATACTCGTGGTACTTATTTTTTATTACTATTGAATTTTGAATAAAATTTGTGATTTTCTCAAATATCAACATAGTATATTATGTATTTTAATTTATTTGTTATTGTATCGTTatattgtttttaattttgtcAAATTTTTATAATAGTATTTAATTATAAACTTAACAATATAATTTTTTACTTATAAATTTTACAAAAAATTTTATTTCTTATTAATATCTTGATTTTCTTTTAAATGTCATGTTTGTATTAGTACTAATACCTGTATCGGATACCGTACTTGCATCGAGTACCGTACCTATGCATGATATTTGCATGGACAATTGTTGCCATATGTTACAAGCTTGCATAAAGTTTTGTTGAGTCTTCTCAATTCATATCATTAATTAATTAATGGAAGAAGATAAAAAAATCAATTACCAtaattttttacttttttttagATAAATGCATTTATcatatttttgttgttgttgagagagacattctaaaaaaaattgagagaaaaagATTAGACAAGGGAAATATAAATTTTTGGTCACTAACATATAGTTcactaattaattaattaattttatcTTATTAATGGATAGGTGATTTTAGTCTGATTATTTTATCTTTGTAAATTTATTTCGACATTACTTTTTTAATTTATTTCTAGAAAATATCATATTATGTAAATTTTTCTAGAATATATAAATTTTTGGTCACTATCACATTACCCTTTTGTATTATTAAATTTATTTCGAGATTATTTTATTTAGGATTGATTAATTAGTCTTCAATAATAAATTTATTTTGAATTATacaaatattttaaattaaaatcaaaattaaattaaaaaaaatcatttacAGTTTTCCGTATGTGTGGATTAAAAATGCAGACAAACCGTTTGATTGAGGAGTTTTGATAAGCTAACTCAATTGTCACCAATATAAAAATATCAAATTGCAAAGATGTAGATCAAAATTTGAGGAGACATTTTCACAAAACTTGAACATCTTCGATGATCTAGAGAATCTCAACATCTTTGATGATTTACAAACCCTTTGTGAAATTTTAAACTCAATCTCAAACTTATTTGCGAGTTGAAGGTTCAACCATCTATAATTTCACATGTACTACTAAAGTAGTAACTAACAaccaaattattttcataatagAAATTCAGGGTGAAGGATGATTCTCCAATCAAGAACTCAAAAAGCACTTATGGAACTCAAACCCAAAAGTCCCATCCATATTCAAGTCCCATAATACCTTGAGTCCTAATCAAACTAGCTTTGAAATCATAAACTTGATACAAATGTTTTCAATCAGTCACATCATCATGATTCCCTATGTAAATCATCTCAGTAGATGACTCATTCTGGTTCCTCATTCTTCCTTTCTCTTTCAACATCTTAACATACATTCCATAAACATAAGAACAAAATCCCCACATGCACAAAACAGTTGAAACAGCCTTAATACCACCGAATGAATCTCTAAAAACCAAAACACCACCCAACACATTCATAGACAACAATGCTGTCATACAAATACCACCAGTTAATGAAGATGTCAAAAACACCATCCCAGCAGTTCCCATGAAACAAAACTGCCATGTCACCACATTCGCCATAACTGTCACCCAATAAACTCTACTCCCCTTATCAAAAACCTCTTCACTTTCTCTCTTCATCTCAGAAAATCCACCATCCCACGCCATTCCCGCCGTCGCTAAAACCGTCGCTGCAATCTCCATTATAAACTGCATTTCCATCACCATTTCGTAACAGTAAACCTCTTTGTAAACCTTCTCCATCACTGGCAAATACAGAGCAAACAACAACCCTGCACTGATGGTGCAAAAGAATCCAACGAAATACTCTTTTTTCGTTAGCCCGTTTGGTTTTTCGTTGCTAGAATCCAATGCTAGAAGGATTGAGCTTAATGTAAGAAGCATGACACAGTTGAGATTTGAAAAGGTTACTTTTTGCTTCACAATGATGACAGAGAGAACAAGGTTGAAAACAAGGTTGGAAGATAACAACAGAGCAGAGGTTGAAACAGGGAGATAAGAATTTCCCCATGAGAAGAAAAGGTTATTAACTCCCAACATAACACCGATTGAAACAGAAAAAGTTAACATTTTTGGGTTGAAATCAGAAAAGGGTTTTCTTTTTGTTGATTGAAAGAGATAGTAAGGTGACAAAATAGGGATAATCAAGAGAGGAAAACCAGAAGATTGAACCCAAGTTGAAACCCATCTACTTGAACCTTTGTGGATGAAATAGTACTTAGAGAGTAAACTTGAAGAAAGTGAGCCTAGAAAGAGGAAAAGATAGTTGATTACCAAAAGGGGTATGTACCTTTTGTTAATGGTGGACTTTTGATCTGCATGCAGATGGTGCAGCATTGTCTTGTTGTTGATGGAGGAATCTGTTAGATCTAGATGAGTAGTTTCTTCTCCACTTTCTTGATCAATGGATTCAATGTCATCACTATCATTCTTCACAGATGTTATCATGGTGATGGTGGTGATGATGTAGTGTTGTAACCTCCAAATTGAAGAGAGATTAGAGTTGAAGGttttttgtttgtgtttttcTAAGAAAAAATGTATCTGATTATGAGTTTATGTTGTTTTTGTTACTTTGCTTTAGTTGTCAGGGTCATTGAGAACCATTTGTCATCACTGTGTGTGAGGTTGTTTATGATAAAACTGCTATGTGTTATTTTCAATTGTTTCAATAATCAAGAAAACTCTTGTTTCATTTTCCAGTACTAATAGGGTTATAAAATTTGTTGACCTCATTGAAAAACTAACCTTTTTTAAAGACACTGCATTGTGCATTGAACTGATCAGTGCATCTATACACTACTCCATCCATTTCAAAATTAATGTCGAGGAAAAGTTTTGTTTTAGAATaaatgttatttttatttttttaatatagAAATAATTATTTATGTTATTTAATTATTATTCTCTAAATTATTTTCAACATAAGACTAATTTAATAAAAATACaatattttataataatattattGCATTTTCAATCTTAAATAACAATCCTTTTGAAACGGATGAAGATTTTTTTATTGTAAATAAGATTTGATTAAGTTAGTATTAGAGGTACTCAAATCCCGATTACAAATAAAACATAAGAGAAAACTCGGCAAGAAAAATTCAACACAAACAATAAGATTTTATAGTATACTTATTACTATAAAATTATATAAcaaattaaattaatattaaaacTATTAGTAATCTATCTCGCCGTCAAAATTTCACATCAATACTTAAACAAGGCATTGATTTTATATGTTTActaatattatttttattttagtaatttaaatatatatatatatatatatatatatatatatatatatatatatatatatatatattaaaaaattatttaataattcaaATCTAAAGTTGTGTTATTAATCAATATAATATCATTGTATTAACcattaaaatattattattaatcatttattttatttataacTTATTAACCATTTTCATTATTAGtcaataaaatatataatattaaaaaatttaaatattaaattataaaatatattaatCAATCTTTACGTTCCATTAACCATCTTTATCTTAaaacaaatattttaaaaatcgGATCGAACCGGACGGTTCAATCAGTTAGATCGGAAATCGAAGATGAATTTTGTTGAATCAACCTTTCAAAACCGTTAGTGGGTCAAAACAGGAGTAAAACTGAAAAAATCAGATCGAAACGTTCAAAACTATTCGAACCAAAGAAACAGAGCCGATTTTGTAAAACTGTCCTGTTaaaaaaaatgcataaaattaatcatttttaaattttttttaaaaatttaatatgtcaatatcaaaacTTAACACACATTCCtcaataaaaaaaataatttcaTATTTTTTTACAACCATACAAACTTCTAAATTTTGTCACCCCattatagtttttctttcaatCATATTTCATCATTCACCACGCCGTCTCTTTTAAACACAATTATGATATCCAACTCAAT from Lathyrus oleraceus cultivar Zhongwan6 chromosome 1, CAAS_Psat_ZW6_1.0, whole genome shotgun sequence includes:
- the LOC127138310 gene encoding probable purine permease 4, whose amino-acid sequence is MITSVKNDSDDIESIDQESGEETTHLDLTDSSINNKTMLHHLHADQKSTINKRYIPLLVINYLFLFLGSLSSSLLSKYYFIHKGSSRWVSTWVQSSGFPLLIIPILSPYYLFQSTKRKPFSDFNPKMLTFSVSIGVMLGVNNLFFSWGNSYLPVSTSALLLSSNLVFNLVLSVIIVKQKVTFSNLNCVMLLTLSSILLALDSSNEKPNGLTKKEYFVGFFCTISAGLLFALYLPVMEKVYKEVYCYEMVMEMQFIMEIAATVLATAGMAWDGGFSEMKRESEEVFDKGSRVYWVTVMANVVTWQFCFMGTAGMVFLTSSLTGGICMTALLSMNVLGGVLVFRDSFGGIKAVSTVLCMWGFCSYVYGMYVKMLKEKGRMRNQNESSTEMIYIGNHDDVTD